In Clostridium sp., one DNA window encodes the following:
- the recJ gene encoding single-stranded-DNA-specific exonuclease RecJ, whose product MEKRWMLRVHRLDKNISRETGIDDITQSILANRGITSKSEIVDFLNPSMDKLHDPVSMKDVETGTDIICDSIAREDKIAVYGDYDADGVTSTYILYNALLRCGADVKYHIPDRIKEGYGMNLERIEKLNSEGISTIITCDNGISAFKEIARARELNMRVIVTDHHDIPSDIPPADAVIDPKQEECPYPFKMLCGAGIAFKFVQVLYRKMGVDEGEALKFIEYAAIGTICDVVDLVGENRIIAKHGIHALNNTQNMGIRALLKENSLEPGNITAYHVGFVLGPCINAAGRLESAETALKLLMAENTAEAAFLAGRLRELNSMRQDMTTKSLGEIVDMVENSELKHDRVVVAYKGDVHESIAGIVAGKLKEKYNLPSIVITKGEILSKGSGRSIEGYDMFVELSRCRDLMENFGGHKMAAGMSIKEDNIDKLRKRLNDSCSLTDEDVIPKIIIDRRLPLESITSGIIKDIKRLEPFGVGNPSPVFAEKNVEVFKVFFMGKDKNTVKLFCRLNNSLNKMDALIFNGGDRFRHVVEKSWGTTGLNRILSNDFKSMYIDIVFFPVFNEYNNNRTIQIIVKDFRISTN is encoded by the coding sequence GTGGAGAAAAGATGGATGCTCAGGGTACACAGGCTGGATAAAAATATTTCCAGGGAAACAGGTATAGATGATATTACTCAGTCCATACTTGCAAACAGGGGGATAACTTCAAAAAGTGAAATAGTTGATTTTCTAAACCCCTCCATGGACAAATTGCATGATCCCGTTTCCATGAAGGACGTGGAAACGGGAACGGATATAATATGCGATTCCATAGCAAGGGAAGATAAAATTGCAGTATACGGGGATTATGATGCGGACGGTGTAACAAGCACCTATATACTTTATAATGCACTTCTTCGCTGCGGGGCTGATGTAAAGTACCATATACCCGACAGGATAAAAGAGGGCTATGGAATGAATCTGGAAAGAATAGAAAAGTTGAATTCAGAGGGGATTTCCACAATTATAACCTGTGACAATGGTATATCCGCCTTTAAAGAAATTGCAAGGGCCCGGGAACTCAATATGAGGGTGATTGTGACGGATCATCATGACATACCATCCGACATACCCCCCGCAGATGCTGTAATAGATCCAAAACAGGAGGAATGTCCATATCCTTTTAAAATGCTCTGTGGGGCAGGTATTGCATTCAAATTTGTCCAGGTGCTCTACAGAAAAATGGGTGTTGATGAAGGGGAAGCCCTGAAGTTTATCGAATATGCTGCAATCGGCACCATCTGTGATGTTGTGGACCTTGTAGGCGAGAACAGGATCATTGCAAAACATGGAATACATGCGTTGAACAATACCCAAAATATGGGTATAAGAGCTCTTTTAAAGGAAAACTCTCTGGAACCGGGAAATATTACAGCCTATCATGTAGGATTTGTATTGGGGCCCTGTATAAATGCAGCGGGAAGACTTGAAAGTGCAGAAACAGCCCTAAAGCTTCTCATGGCGGAAAATACGGCTGAGGCAGCTTTTCTTGCAGGCAGATTGAGGGAACTCAATTCTATGAGACAGGATATGACAACTAAAAGTCTCGGGGAAATAGTGGATATGGTGGAAAATTCCGAATTGAAACATGACCGGGTGGTTGTAGCATACAAAGGCGATGTACATGAGAGTATTGCGGGAATTGTAGCCGGAAAGCTCAAAGAAAAATACAATCTGCCATCTATAGTAATCACGAAGGGCGAGATTCTTAGCAAGGGTTCCGGAAGATCCATAGAAGGATATGACATGTTCGTAGAACTGTCAAGGTGCAGAGATCTTATGGAAAATTTTGGAGGACACAAAATGGCGGCAGGAATGTCCATAAAAGAGGACAACATAGATAAACTCAGGAAAAGACTTAATGACAGCTGCAGCCTTACAGATGAGGATGTCATACCTAAAATAATAATAGACAGGAGACTTCCCCTTGAGAGTATAACCTCTGGCATTATAAAAGATATAAAACGTCTTGAGCCTTTTGGTGTGGGGAATCCATCACCTGTATTTGCCGAAAAGAATGTAGAGGTGTTCAAGGTGTTCTTTATGGGAAAAGACAAAAATACAGTCAAGTTGTTCTGCAGGTTGAACAATAGTTTGAACAAGATGGATGCCCTGATCTTTAACGGTGGAGACAGGTTCAGGCATGTTGTGGAAAAGTCATGGGGTACTACCGGACTCAACAGAATCTTGTCAAATGATTTTAAAAGTATGTATATTGACATTGTGTTTTTCCCGGTCTTTAATGAATACAACAATAACAGGACCATTCAGATTATTGTAAAAGATTTTAGAATTTCAACCAATTGA
- a CDS encoding undecaprenyldiphospho-muramoylpentapeptide beta-N-acetylglucosaminyltransferase: protein MKKIILTGGGSAGHVTPNLALVPGLKKRGYKIEYIGTKNGIERKIITSQKIKYHAISSGKLRRYFDIKNFTDPFKVIKGVFQAFIIIRKVKPNVVFSKGGFVSVPVVIAAHLNKVPVIAHESDITPGLANRISAPYCDKICLTFPESLNKIKDGKGILTGTPIRSEIINGSRIIGKRICNFKDDKPVILVVGGSLGSKFINDTVRASLDMLLSKYNIIHICGRGNIDRGMEGRKGYLQFEYVNENMPHVLNIADIVISRAGANAIFELLALKKPNLLIPLSRKSSRGDQILNAASFEKRGYSMVLSEDVLKPDTLVKKIDELYSSRNDYINKMAGSSAGNGSDKIIDVIEKYSIK from the coding sequence TTGAAAAAGATAATATTAACAGGCGGCGGGTCTGCAGGGCATGTAACACCAAATCTCGCCCTCGTACCGGGATTAAAGAAGAGAGGCTATAAAATAGAATATATAGGAACCAAAAACGGGATCGAAAGAAAAATAATAACCTCTCAGAAAATAAAATATCATGCCATATCCAGCGGAAAACTCAGGAGATACTTTGATATAAAGAATTTTACGGATCCTTTCAAAGTAATAAAAGGAGTATTTCAAGCATTTATTATAATAAGGAAGGTAAAACCCAATGTAGTGTTTTCAAAGGGCGGTTTTGTTTCAGTACCGGTAGTAATAGCAGCACATTTAAACAAAGTACCTGTCATAGCACATGAGTCGGATATTACTCCGGGTCTTGCAAACAGGATTTCTGCACCCTATTGTGATAAAATATGTTTGACTTTCCCGGAATCCTTAAACAAGATAAAAGACGGGAAGGGCATTCTGACGGGAACCCCCATTCGCAGTGAAATTATAAACGGAAGCAGGATAATAGGAAAGAGAATATGCAACTTCAAGGATGATAAACCGGTGATTCTCGTAGTCGGCGGAAGTCTAGGCTCAAAGTTTATAAATGATACGGTCAGGGCTTCACTGGATATGCTGCTTTCAAAATACAACATAATTCACATATGCGGCAGGGGAAATATTGACAGGGGCATGGAGGGCAGAAAAGGATACCTGCAATTTGAGTACGTAAATGAAAATATGCCTCATGTACTGAATATAGCTGATATTGTAATATCAAGGGCAGGTGCGAATGCCATATTTGAACTTCTTGCCCTGAAAAAGCCGAACCTTCTTATTCCGCTGTCGCGAAAATCAAGCAGGGGAGATCAGATATTGAATGCGGCATCCTTTGAAAAGAGGGGATACAGCATGGTATTGAGCGAGGACGTTTTGAAGCCCGACACGCTTGTAAAAAAAATAGATGAGCTCTACAGCAGCAGAAATGACTATATAAATAAAATGGCAGGCAGCAGTGCCGGAAATGGATCGGACAAGATAATAGATGTAATTGAGAAATACAGTATAAAATAA
- a CDS encoding M16 family metallopeptidase, with protein sequence MEYFTLKNGMKIIYEHREGQITSLCIGFNAGALDETGRFAFGTAHALEHMISKGTINRTENDINNMCDSIFGFENAMTNYPYTVYYGSCLNQDVERAVELYSDMLLNPLFPEGGFEGEMDVISQELREWKDDPYQCCEDLLFMNSFKNRRIKETIIGSKHSIKTIELQDIVDFYSSFYVPSNCVVSFSSSLDFEHILNLMEHYFQKFKDGDELPDCRTNLYEVNLPGIYESSGNNTGGAKIQYIFDISDLNFREFKALMLFNCAFGQGTGSFLFDRIRTENAAAYEIGSSIKNETGIKLLSIKMGTSAEKIHSCICSIDNVVENIKNGGDYFSEDVINDLSKRIKIKRALKAERSVQLCKELTTCELMHGSFTKFDEEIEDLDAVSTEEIYSVIDKVMNNPSIQIFK encoded by the coding sequence ACTATGTATAGGGTTTAATGCAGGGGCGCTTGATGAGACGGGAAGATTTGCCTTTGGAACAGCGCATGCACTTGAACACATGATATCAAAAGGTACAATAAACAGGACTGAAAATGACATAAACAACATGTGTGACAGTATATTCGGATTTGAAAATGCCATGACCAACTATCCGTATACAGTATATTATGGAAGCTGTCTGAACCAGGATGTTGAAAGGGCGGTTGAACTGTATTCCGATATGCTGCTGAACCCGCTGTTTCCTGAAGGCGGATTTGAAGGCGAAATGGATGTAATATCCCAGGAACTCAGGGAGTGGAAGGACGATCCGTACCAGTGCTGTGAGGATCTTTTATTTATGAATTCCTTTAAAAACAGGAGAATAAAAGAAACTATAATAGGTTCTAAGCACAGCATAAAAACAATTGAACTGCAGGATATAGTTGATTTTTACAGTAGCTTCTATGTTCCATCCAATTGTGTAGTCAGTTTTTCATCTTCTCTTGATTTTGAGCATATACTCAATCTGATGGAACACTACTTTCAGAAATTTAAAGACGGGGATGAACTGCCGGACTGCAGGACAAATCTGTATGAAGTGAATCTGCCGGGCATATATGAAAGCAGCGGGAATAATACGGGCGGAGCTAAAATTCAATATATTTTCGATATAAGTGATCTGAACTTCAGGGAATTTAAAGCGCTTATGCTGTTCAATTGTGCTTTCGGACAGGGAACAGGCAGTTTTCTGTTTGACAGGATAAGAACTGAAAATGCCGCTGCCTATGAAATAGGAAGCAGCATAAAAAATGAGACAGGTATAAAACTTCTATCCATAAAAATGGGTACATCCGCAGAGAAGATACACAGCTGCATATGCAGTATAGACAATGTTGTTGAGAACATCAAAAATGGTGGGGATTATTTTAGTGAGGATGTCATAAATGACCTGTCAAAGAGGATAAAGATAAAAAGGGCGTTGAAAGCGGAAAGATCGGTTCAGCTCTGCAAGGAGCTCACTACCTGTGAACTGATGCATGGAAGTTTCACAAAATTTGATGAAGAGATTGAAGATCTTGATGCCGTTTCAACGGAAGAAATATATTCTGTTATAGACAAAGTAATGAACAATCCTTCCATACAGATATTTAAGTAA